A section of the Roseivirga sp. BDSF3-8 genome encodes:
- a CDS encoding aldose epimerase family protein, translating into MRLMKHALTLFICLLLMSCEAEKAQKEQESDTMSEPEATIPAITKAPFGTMPDGTEIEKFTVEAPDGAKVDIITYGGIVTSLMVPDKDGNLGDVVLGHNSLQPYLDDNPFFGAIIGRYGNRIAKGKFSLDGEAYTLATNNDQNHLHGGEKGFDKVVWQGKEVQTEEAAGVELTYTSPDGEEGYPGTLDVKVTYLFYPDHTLEILYEAETDKRTIVNLTNHSYFNLGSDSTILDHRLMLNASQYLPVDNTLIPTGELKQVEGTPFDFTELQPIGEYINAENEQIARGGGYDHCWVLNSDSYSTVAARVQEPQSGRVMEVYTTEPGIQFYSGNFLDGSITGKDGTPYVYRSGFCLETQHFPDSPNQPGFPSVVLEPGETYRTKTKYTFGTL; encoded by the coding sequence ATGAGACTGATGAAACACGCCCTTACCCTATTCATATGCCTGCTTCTGATGTCTTGTGAGGCCGAAAAGGCCCAAAAAGAACAGGAGAGCGACACCATGAGTGAACCCGAAGCCACCATACCCGCTATTACCAAAGCCCCCTTTGGCACCATGCCCGACGGCACAGAGATTGAGAAATTCACTGTAGAGGCCCCCGACGGCGCCAAGGTCGACATCATCACCTACGGCGGCATCGTTACCTCCCTCATGGTACCCGACAAAGACGGCAACCTCGGCGATGTGGTGCTCGGCCATAACAGCCTGCAGCCCTACCTGGACGATAACCCCTTCTTCGGCGCCATCATAGGCCGCTATGGCAACCGCATTGCCAAAGGCAAATTCAGCCTGGATGGCGAAGCGTACACCCTGGCCACCAACAACGACCAGAACCACCTGCACGGTGGCGAAAAAGGCTTTGACAAGGTAGTGTGGCAGGGCAAAGAGGTGCAGACCGAAGAGGCCGCCGGTGTGGAGCTTACCTACACCAGCCCCGACGGTGAAGAGGGCTATCCCGGTACCCTGGATGTAAAGGTAACCTACCTTTTCTACCCCGACCATACCCTCGAGATCCTGTACGAGGCGGAGACAGACAAGCGCACCATCGTGAACCTGACCAACCACTCCTACTTTAACCTCGGCAGCGACAGCACCATACTGGACCACCGGCTTATGCTCAATGCCAGCCAGTACCTGCCCGTGGATAATACCCTCATACCCACCGGTGAGCTAAAGCAGGTCGAAGGCACCCCCTTCGACTTTACTGAGCTGCAGCCCATAGGCGAGTACATCAATGCCGAAAACGAGCAGATCGCACGCGGCGGCGGGTATGACCACTGCTGGGTGCTCAACAGCGACAGCTACAGCACCGTAGCCGCCCGCGTACAGGAGCCGCAGAGCGGCCGCGTGATGGAGGTATACACCACCGAGCCCGGCATACAGTTCTACAGCGGCAACTTCCTGGACGGCAGCATCACCGGCAAAGACGGCACCCCCTACGTGTACCGCTCCGGCTTCTGCCTCGAGACCCAGCACTTTCCCGACTCGCCCAACCAGCCCGGCTTCCCCAGCGTAGTGCTCGAGCCCGGCGAGACCTACCGTACCAAGACCAAATACACCTTCGGTACCCTGTAA
- the araA gene encoding L-arabinose isomerase: MTDIKQYEIWFLTGSQHLYGEETLKNVATHAAEIAKSLHAHSAIPCQVKDKGVVTTPDEIYKACKEASDSPKCVGVITWMHTFSPAKMWINGLQALDKPILHFHTQYNAEIPWSEIDMDFMNENQSAHGGREYGFMASRLRKRRKVVVGHWQDEAAIQKIGTWSRVAAGWHYLQHMKVARIGDNMRQVAVTEGDKVEAQMRFGFAVNGYGINDLEHFVNQVSPQQVDKLVQEYADTYVIENDVRNSQNLKDAAQIELGLKAFLEDGGFHAFTDTFENLGNLKQLPGISAQRLMAAGYGFAAEGDWKTSALLAAIKFMSQGLEGGTSFMEDYTYDFRSGRSRVLGSHMLEICPSIASGKPSCQVHPLGIGGKDDPARLVFNVSSGPAINVSLIDMGNRFRFLVNEVEAVEPEHDLPKLPVARVLWDPQPSLEVAAEAWIHGGGAHHTVFSKPVTTEFIEDLADIAGVELVVIDKDTRMRDFKNTLNWNEMYYHIFQK; the protein is encoded by the coding sequence ATGACCGACATTAAACAATACGAAATATGGTTCCTTACCGGCAGCCAGCACCTGTACGGTGAGGAAACCCTCAAAAACGTGGCCACCCATGCCGCCGAGATCGCCAAAAGCCTGCACGCACACAGTGCCATACCCTGCCAGGTAAAGGACAAAGGCGTGGTGACCACCCCGGACGAAATATACAAGGCCTGCAAAGAGGCCAGCGACTCACCCAAGTGCGTGGGCGTCATCACCTGGATGCATACCTTCTCGCCTGCCAAAATGTGGATAAACGGCCTGCAGGCCCTGGACAAGCCCATACTGCACTTCCATACCCAGTACAATGCCGAGATACCCTGGAGCGAGATCGACATGGATTTCATGAACGAAAACCAGAGCGCCCACGGCGGCCGCGAGTACGGCTTTATGGCCAGCAGGCTGCGCAAGCGCCGCAAAGTGGTCGTAGGCCACTGGCAGGACGAGGCCGCCATACAGAAGATAGGCACCTGGAGCCGCGTGGCAGCCGGCTGGCACTACCTGCAGCACATGAAAGTAGCCCGCATAGGCGATAACATGCGGCAGGTGGCTGTAACCGAAGGCGACAAGGTAGAGGCGCAGATGCGCTTTGGTTTTGCCGTGAATGGCTATGGCATAAACGACCTGGAGCACTTCGTGAACCAGGTAAGCCCCCAGCAGGTGGATAAGCTGGTGCAGGAGTATGCCGATACCTACGTGATCGAAAACGACGTGCGCAACAGCCAGAACCTGAAAGACGCCGCACAGATAGAGCTCGGGCTGAAAGCCTTCCTCGAAGACGGCGGTTTCCATGCCTTTACCGATACCTTTGAGAACCTCGGCAACCTCAAGCAACTGCCCGGCATATCCGCCCAGCGCCTCATGGCAGCCGGCTACGGCTTTGCGGCCGAAGGCGACTGGAAGACATCCGCCCTGCTCGCGGCCATCAAGTTCATGAGCCAGGGCCTCGAGGGCGGCACCTCCTTTATGGAAGACTACACCTACGACTTCCGCAGCGGCCGCTCACGCGTACTCGGCTCACACATGCTCGAGATATGCCCCTCCATTGCCAGCGGCAAACCCTCCTGTCAGGTGCACCCCCTCGGCATCGGCGGTAAAGACGACCCCGCCCGCCTCGTGTTCAACGTCAGCAGCGGACCCGCCATCAACGTCTCCCTCATAGACATGGGCAACCGCTTCCGCTTCCTCGTAAACGAGGTGGAGGCCGTAGAGCCCGAGCACGACCTGCCCAAGCTCCCCGTCGCCCGCGTGCTGTGGGACCCGCAGCCCAGCCTGGAGGTAGCCGCAGAAGCCTGGATACACGGCGGCGGTGCCCACCATACCGTGTTCAGCAAGCCCGTCACCACCGAATTTATCGAAGACCTTGCCGATATTGCAGGCGTGGAACTAGTGGTGATTGACAAAGACACCCGCATGCGGGACTTTAAGAACACCCTCAACTGGAATGAAATGTATTACCATATTTTTCAAAAATGA
- a CDS encoding HAD family hydrolase: MKAVIFDMDGTLIDNMMVHHRAWQHILQKQGLILSIDEVKEKIHGINTEILEREFGDRFTPEERQAISWQKEEMYRNIFGKQLRLIAGAEALIRSLQEQEVPMAIATAAPPENVDFVLDGLVLREYFPVVLHSDDVSKGKPDPEIYLKAAERLGVAPADCVVFEDTPTGALAASRAGCRVIVITTTHKPNEFDHISGIAAFVPDFEEVHQHLPITQ, from the coding sequence ATGAAAGCAGTAATATTTGATATGGACGGCACCCTTATAGACAATATGATGGTGCACCACCGGGCCTGGCAGCATATACTGCAGAAGCAGGGCCTTATACTGAGCATAGATGAGGTGAAGGAGAAGATACACGGCATCAACACCGAGATACTGGAGAGGGAGTTTGGCGACCGCTTCACCCCCGAGGAGCGGCAGGCCATCTCCTGGCAAAAGGAGGAGATGTACCGCAACATTTTCGGCAAGCAACTGCGGCTGATAGCCGGCGCCGAGGCCCTGATCAGGTCACTGCAGGAGCAGGAGGTGCCTATGGCCATAGCCACGGCCGCCCCTCCGGAAAATGTGGACTTCGTGCTGGACGGCCTCGTGCTGCGCGAGTACTTTCCCGTGGTGCTGCACTCCGACGATGTAAGCAAGGGCAAGCCCGACCCGGAGATCTACCTCAAGGCGGCAGAAAGGCTCGGTGTGGCCCCTGCTGACTGTGTCGTGTTTGAAGACACCCCCACCGGCGCCCTGGCAGCCTCACGCGCAGGCTGTCGCGTCATCGTCATCACCACTACCCACAAACCAAACGAATTTGACCATATAAGCGGTATTGCTGCTTTTGTACCTGACTTTGAAGAAGTCCACCAACATTTACCCATTACCCAATGA
- a CDS encoding L-ribulose-5-phosphate 4-epimerase, whose product MSAYKSLKEECYEANMQLPALDLVVYTFGNVSAVDRQKGVFAIKPSGVPYETLKPEDIVIVDFDNEVVEGSMRPSSDTKTHAFLYKKWMNIGGISHTHATYSVAWAQAQRDVPIFGTTHADHLTSDIPCAPPMADELIAGDYEHMTGQQILDCFADKGLDPAEVEMVLIGNHGPFTWGKNAQKAVYNSKVLEELARMAYLTLQINPEAPRLKEALIKKHYERKHGAKAYYGQE is encoded by the coding sequence ATGTCAGCCTATAAAAGCCTGAAAGAGGAATGCTACGAAGCCAATATGCAGCTACCCGCGCTAGACCTGGTAGTGTACACCTTTGGCAATGTGAGCGCCGTAGACCGGCAAAAGGGCGTATTTGCCATAAAGCCCAGCGGCGTGCCGTATGAGACGCTGAAGCCGGAGGATATCGTGATCGTGGACTTTGATAACGAGGTAGTCGAGGGGAGCATGCGGCCCTCCTCCGATACGAAAACCCATGCCTTTTTATACAAAAAATGGATGAACATAGGCGGTATATCCCACACCCATGCCACCTACTCCGTAGCCTGGGCGCAGGCCCAGCGCGATGTGCCCATATTCGGCACCACCCATGCGGACCACCTCACCAGTGACATACCCTGCGCCCCGCCAATGGCGGACGAGCTGATAGCAGGCGACTATGAGCATATGACCGGCCAGCAGATACTGGACTGCTTTGCCGATAAGGGCCTGGACCCCGCCGAGGTGGAAATGGTGCTCATAGGCAACCACGGCCCTTTTACCTGGGGCAAAAATGCGCAGAAAGCAGTGTATAACAGCAAGGTGCTGGAGGAACTGGCCCGCATGGCCTACCTCACACTGCAGATAAACCCGGAGGCCCCGCGGCTGAAGGAGGCGCTGATCAAAAAGCATTACGAAAGAAAACATGGCGCGAAAGCCTATTACGGACAGGAATGA
- a CDS encoding ribulokinase, translating into MSEKYVIGLDFGTDSVRSVLVNAQDGTTVGSKVSWYRRWKEGRYCDASANRFRQHPLDHIEGMEYTIREVVKEAGVAPASVKGICIDTTGSSPLPVDAEGRCLALKPGMEENPNAMVVLWKDHTAIQEADEINGLAASWGGTDFTKYEGGIYSSEWFWAKILHVIREDEAVKAAGHSWMEHCDYMTFMLTDVSLQDFKRSRCAAGHKAMWHQSWGGLPADDFLAQLDPHLVTLKNNLYEETYTSDLPAGKLNAEWAERLGLTTDVSVAVGTFDAHAGAVGAEVEEFSLVRVMGTSTCDIIVSSRDVVGDETVRGICGQVDGSVIPGMIGLEAGQSAFGDVLAWFRDIVAWPLTNLEGLDLSPDKVEALKDELIVKLSQAAEKLPLSEHAPVALDWVNGRRTPDANQALKAAIANLNLGTGAPHIFKALVEAICFGARSIVERFEQEGVHIKTVVGIGGVAKKSGFIMQTLADVLNMPIRIANSEQAPALGAAMYAAVAAGIYPDVHQAIQAMGNGFEQTYQPQAQPHAIFNKLYARYRQLGAFVEDSLTPVTETEDVSL; encoded by the coding sequence ATGAGTGAAAAATACGTAATAGGCCTGGACTTTGGCACAGACAGTGTGCGGTCGGTGCTGGTGAATGCACAGGATGGCACCACGGTGGGCAGCAAGGTAAGCTGGTACCGCCGCTGGAAGGAGGGTAGATACTGCGACGCTTCGGCTAACCGCTTCAGGCAGCACCCGCTTGATCATATAGAAGGTATGGAATACACCATCCGCGAGGTGGTGAAGGAGGCGGGGGTAGCCCCGGCCTCAGTAAAAGGCATATGCATAGACACGACCGGCTCCTCGCCGCTGCCGGTAGATGCGGAAGGGCGCTGCCTGGCGCTGAAGCCGGGCATGGAGGAAAACCCGAACGCCATGGTGGTGCTGTGGAAGGACCACACTGCCATACAGGAGGCGGATGAGATAAACGGCCTGGCGGCGAGCTGGGGCGGCACAGACTTTACCAAATACGAAGGCGGCATATACAGCTCCGAGTGGTTCTGGGCCAAGATACTGCACGTGATCCGTGAGGATGAGGCAGTGAAGGCCGCGGGCCACTCCTGGATGGAGCACTGCGATTACATGACCTTTATGCTGACGGATGTGAGCCTGCAGGACTTTAAGCGGTCGCGCTGCGCGGCGGGGCACAAGGCCATGTGGCACCAGAGCTGGGGCGGCCTGCCGGCGGATGACTTCCTGGCGCAACTGGACCCGCACCTGGTGACGCTGAAAAATAACCTCTACGAGGAGACGTATACCTCTGACCTGCCTGCGGGCAAGCTGAACGCGGAGTGGGCGGAGCGCCTGGGCCTTACGACGGACGTGTCGGTAGCGGTGGGCACCTTTGATGCCCATGCCGGTGCGGTTGGCGCTGAGGTAGAGGAGTTTTCGCTGGTGCGCGTGATGGGCACCTCTACCTGCGACATCATTGTGTCCTCCAGGGACGTGGTGGGCGATGAGACGGTGCGCGGCATCTGCGGACAGGTGGATGGCTCCGTGATACCCGGCATGATAGGCCTGGAGGCAGGGCAGTCGGCCTTTGGCGATGTGCTGGCCTGGTTCCGCGACATAGTAGCCTGGCCGCTCACGAACCTTGAGGGCCTGGATCTGTCGCCGGATAAAGTGGAGGCGCTGAAGGACGAGCTCATCGTGAAGCTGTCGCAGGCGGCCGAGAAGCTGCCCCTGAGCGAGCATGCCCCGGTGGCACTGGACTGGGTAAACGGCCGGCGCACGCCGGACGCCAACCAGGCACTGAAGGCAGCCATAGCCAACCTGAACCTGGGCACAGGCGCACCCCATATATTCAAAGCATTGGTAGAGGCTATCTGCTTCGGTGCCCGCAGCATCGTGGAGCGCTTTGAGCAGGAGGGTGTGCACATAAAGACGGTGGTAGGCATAGGCGGCGTGGCGAAGAAGTCGGGCTTCATTATGCAGACCCTGGCCGATGTGCTGAACATGCCCATCCGGATCGCCAACTCAGAGCAGGCCCCTGCACTCGGTGCCGCCATGTACGCGGCCGTGGCGGCGGGCATCTACCCCGATGTGCACCAGGCCATACAGGCCATGGGCAACGGCTTTGAGCAGACCTACCAGCCCCAGGCCCAGCCTCACGCCATTTTTAACAAGCTCTACGCACGGTACCGCCAGCTTGGTGCCTTTGTGGAGGATTCACTCACCCCTGTAACCGAAACAGAAGATGTCAGCCTATAA
- a CDS encoding beta-L-arabinofuranosidase domain-containing protein produces MLKNLCFALGLLLPVVSLAQSSVGTFPLEDVRLLESPFRRAQETDKAYMLALDPDRLLAPFLIDAGLEPKAPLYENWENSGLNGHTGGHYLSALALMYASTGDKALKDRLDYMLDELQRCQEANGNGYVGGIPGGQEMWQEIRNGNIRAGGFSLNEKWVPLYNIHKLLAGLRDAYQVAGSEQAKTIWLELTDWFVELSENLSDAQIQEMLVSEHGGLNEVFADAYAVTGKEAYLTLAEQYSHRKILYPLKKHNDELTGMHANTQIPKVIGFQRVAELADSSAWHDAAAYFWDNVVNERSIAFGGNSVREHFNPKDDFSSMVETNQGPETCNTYNMLRLSNMLYQQQSEAKYIDFYERGLYNHILSSQHPEGGFVYFTPIRPQHYRVYSRPETSFWCCVGSGLENHGKYGELIYAHRGDDLYVNLFIPSELHWKERGMTITQQTGFPEEEGTRLQFEMDKPSRFKVLLRQPAWLRGPMTVQVNGRNVKAESNGKGYLVVNRKWQNGDEIALSLPMKTYAEFLPDGSPYASFLHGPVLLSAVTDTAGLTGLFADASRMAHVASGRFYPLDEAPFLVTDDTTGLAESLTQTGPMTFSLDGLVQNTDGKDLSLVPFYTIHDARYMMYWPVYSEEEKQEKLKELEEKERAMLALQAKTVDMVATGEQQPESDHQFQGQQTEAGIYEGRYWRHASGWFSYVLNNPGQEGSTLRITYSGADKDRQFTILINDQLLSEVDMKGNSDKFYTVDYPIPESLRSEQITVKFQAAPGSIAGGVYEVRLLRE; encoded by the coding sequence ATGCTCAAGAATCTTTGCTTTGCCTTAGGCCTGTTATTACCTGTTGTTTCTCTGGCGCAGTCGTCTGTAGGGACCTTTCCGCTGGAGGATGTACGGCTGTTGGAGAGTCCTTTCCGGAGGGCACAGGAGACGGATAAGGCGTATATGCTGGCGCTGGATCCGGATCGGTTGCTGGCGCCCTTTCTGATAGATGCAGGGCTGGAGCCGAAGGCGCCGCTGTACGAAAACTGGGAAAACTCCGGGCTAAATGGCCACACGGGCGGGCATTACCTTTCTGCTTTGGCGCTGATGTATGCCTCTACGGGTGATAAGGCGCTGAAAGACAGGCTGGACTACATGCTGGATGAACTGCAGCGCTGCCAAGAGGCAAACGGCAACGGCTACGTGGGCGGCATACCCGGCGGGCAGGAGATGTGGCAGGAAATACGCAATGGCAATATCCGCGCGGGGGGCTTTTCCCTGAATGAAAAGTGGGTGCCCCTTTACAACATTCATAAGCTGCTGGCCGGTCTTCGTGATGCGTACCAGGTAGCCGGAAGTGAGCAGGCGAAAACGATCTGGCTGGAGCTGACGGACTGGTTTGTAGAGCTGAGCGAAAACCTGAGCGATGCGCAGATACAGGAAATGCTGGTGAGTGAACACGGGGGGCTGAACGAGGTGTTTGCCGATGCCTATGCCGTGACGGGTAAGGAGGCGTATCTGACGCTGGCGGAGCAATATTCTCACCGTAAGATCCTTTATCCCCTCAAAAAGCATAATGACGAACTGACGGGTATGCATGCGAATACGCAGATACCTAAGGTGATTGGTTTCCAGCGGGTCGCGGAGCTGGCGGATAGCAGTGCCTGGCACGATGCTGCTGCTTACTTCTGGGATAATGTGGTAAACGAGCGGAGCATTGCCTTTGGCGGTAATAGCGTGCGCGAGCACTTCAACCCGAAGGATGACTTCTCTTCCATGGTGGAGACGAACCAGGGGCCTGAAACCTGCAATACGTATAATATGCTGAGGCTGTCCAACATGCTGTATCAACAGCAATCGGAGGCTAAATACATAGACTTTTACGAGCGTGGACTTTATAACCACATTCTTTCCTCGCAGCATCCTGAGGGCGGTTTTGTGTACTTCACGCCCATCCGCCCGCAGCATTACCGTGTCTACTCCCGGCCGGAGACGAGCTTCTGGTGTTGCGTAGGCTCAGGCCTCGAAAACCATGGCAAATACGGTGAACTTATCTACGCTCACCGCGGCGATGATCTGTACGTCAATCTATTCATTCCCTCGGAACTACACTGGAAGGAGCGAGGCATGACGATTACCCAGCAGACCGGTTTTCCGGAAGAGGAAGGTACCCGGCTGCAGTTTGAGATGGATAAGCCTTCGCGCTTTAAGGTGTTACTACGTCAGCCTGCCTGGCTGCGTGGGCCAATGACCGTACAGGTGAATGGCCGGAATGTAAAGGCTGAAAGCAATGGCAAGGGCTACCTGGTGGTAAACCGCAAGTGGCAAAACGGCGACGAGATAGCCCTGAGCCTGCCTATGAAAACGTATGCCGAGTTTCTGCCGGATGGCTCACCCTATGCCTCCTTCCTGCATGGGCCGGTGCTGCTGTCTGCGGTGACGGACACGGCGGGCCTCACCGGCCTCTTTGCAGATGCCAGCCGTATGGCGCATGTGGCCTCGGGCAGGTTCTACCCGCTGGATGAAGCTCCCTTCCTGGTCACTGACGATACCACGGGACTGGCGGAATCCCTAACGCAAACAGGGCCTATGACTTTTTCCCTCGATGGCCTGGTGCAGAATACGGACGGGAAAGACCTTAGCCTGGTGCCCTTCTACACCATACACGATGCGCGCTACATGATGTACTGGCCGGTATACAGTGAGGAGGAGAAGCAGGAAAAACTGAAAGAACTGGAGGAGAAGGAGCGCGCCATGCTGGCGCTGCAGGCCAAGACGGTGGACATGGTGGCCACCGGAGAGCAACAGCCTGAGTCCGACCATCAGTTCCAGGGCCAGCAGACGGAGGCCGGTATCTACGAAGGCCGCTACTGGCGCCACGCCAGCGGCTGGTTCAGCTACGTGCTCAATAACCCGGGGCAGGAGGGAAGCACCCTCCGCATCACCTACTCAGGCGCAGACAAAGACCGGCAGTTCACCATCCTCATCAACGACCAGCTACTCAGCGAGGTGGATATGAAAGGCAATTCTGACAAGTTCTATACCGTGGACTACCCGATCCCCGAATCACTCAGGTCAGAGCAAATAACCGTCAAATTCCAGGCCGCCCCCGGCTCCATCGCCGGAGGGGTGTATGAGGTTAGGTTGTTGAGGGAGTAG
- a CDS encoding glycoside hydrolase family 43 protein codes for MDMICKYLIQSCLLISLIGFTACNSGTSAEEEPASPQPQTPEQTHAGNPVFRDMYTADPAALVHNDTLYIFTGHDEQEAGGEGFVMNDWYVFSTTDMMNYTNHGARLQVADFGWASGQAWAAHVVEKGGKFYWYITAEHKDIPGKAIGVAVADHPLGPYTDAVGEALITNDMTTHTDIAWDDIDPAVFIDQDGSAYLYWGNTVLKYAKLKDNMTELDGPIHTLDLPAFTEGPWLFERQGKYYLTYSAQFPEVIDYAMADSPEGPWTYQGRLNDTVPNSPTNHQAVVEYKGAWYFIYHTGSLPNGGEFRRSVSIDRLHFNEDGTMQEIVQTVEGVERVE; via the coding sequence ATGGACATGATATGTAAGTACCTCATACAATCCTGTTTACTGATAAGCTTAATTGGCTTCACGGCTTGTAATTCCGGTACTTCAGCAGAGGAGGAACCGGCATCACCGCAGCCCCAGACACCGGAACAGACCCATGCAGGAAACCCGGTATTCCGGGACATGTACACGGCCGATCCGGCCGCACTGGTGCATAACGACACCCTGTACATCTTCACCGGGCATGATGAGCAGGAGGCCGGGGGAGAGGGCTTTGTAATGAACGACTGGTATGTGTTTTCCACCACCGATATGATGAACTACACCAACCACGGCGCGCGACTGCAGGTGGCAGACTTCGGGTGGGCTAGTGGGCAGGCCTGGGCCGCTCATGTAGTGGAGAAAGGCGGCAAATTTTACTGGTACATAACCGCAGAACATAAAGACATTCCCGGCAAGGCCATTGGCGTAGCTGTGGCAGATCACCCCCTCGGACCTTATACTGATGCGGTAGGCGAAGCGCTGATCACGAATGACATGACCACCCACACCGACATCGCCTGGGACGATATCGACCCGGCCGTATTCATAGACCAGGACGGTAGTGCCTACCTGTACTGGGGCAATACGGTGCTCAAATACGCCAAACTGAAAGATAATATGACCGAACTGGATGGCCCCATCCACACCCTAGACTTGCCTGCTTTCACCGAAGGCCCCTGGCTGTTCGAACGCCAGGGTAAATACTACCTGACCTACTCCGCCCAGTTCCCCGAAGTGATCGACTACGCCATGGCCGACAGCCCCGAAGGCCCCTGGACCTACCAGGGCCGCCTGAATGACACAGTGCCCAACTCACCCACCAACCACCAGGCAGTAGTAGAATATAAAGGCGCCTGGTACTTCATCTACCACACCGGCAGCCTCCCCAACGGCGGCGAGTTCCGCCGCTCCGTCTCCATCGACCGCCTCCACTTCAACGAAGACGGCACCATGCAGGAGATCGTCCAGACGGTGGAAGGAGTGGAGAGGGTGGAGTGA
- a CDS encoding family 43 glycosylhydrolase, with protein sequence MRPDCTFYHLLSRAALSVLLMLLTLSVAQAQYPPSHDPSTMVQNVDGRYWIFTTGDGVWAMSSSNRDFTNWRPEPTPFPIGQWPSWINNYVDGFRGFFWAPDVIKIGSTYFLYYSCAGNGAPAAIGVATATNLAGPWTDRGMVVAGNNAIDPALLLDNGRLYMSWGNWQSGIDIIELSTSTGKPIGGSTHLVDGNVEGPGLIKNGSYYYLFYQRGLCCNGVNSSYYMVVARSTNIRGPYTGERVFLPNRSGNEVGPGHFGYSFSRLTYHFYDANDNGNAKLRVRSDFGFSGGWPYLGSPPSSGGGIVSGGTYRIVARHSNKVLDVAGCGNADGTNVNQWSWLNNNCQKWTVTNTGSGWRLSPLTAPGHALDVTNCSSDDLANVQIWSWLNNDCQKWDLVDRGGGYYGIRSRASGKYVDILSFSSDDGANAVQWPGTGGTNQQFRFEAVSGSRLAEGQPELAEATARVFPNPTSEQLNIDLGGEMEGSTDYTLYDTAGKVMLSGNFTGRSATVSVKELPVGLYLLKCENQGGTFTEKMQRR encoded by the coding sequence ATGAGACCAGACTGTACTTTTTATCATCTTTTAAGCAGGGCTGCACTGAGTGTATTGCTCATGCTGCTGACCCTTTCTGTGGCACAAGCCCAGTACCCACCCAGTCACGACCCTTCTACCATGGTGCAGAATGTAGATGGCCGCTACTGGATATTTACTACAGGTGACGGGGTATGGGCCATGTCGTCCAGTAACCGTGACTTTACCAACTGGCGCCCGGAGCCTACGCCTTTTCCGATAGGCCAGTGGCCGTCCTGGATCAATAATTATGTAGATGGCTTCCGGGGCTTCTTCTGGGCACCTGATGTGATCAAGATCGGAAGCACGTACTTTCTCTACTACTCCTGCGCGGGCAATGGTGCCCCGGCGGCTATAGGAGTGGCTACAGCTACCAACCTTGCTGGTCCCTGGACGGACCGGGGCATGGTAGTGGCCGGCAATAATGCCATAGACCCCGCCCTGCTGCTAGACAATGGCCGCCTATACATGAGCTGGGGTAACTGGCAAAGCGGTATCGACATTATCGAGCTCAGCACCAGCACGGGTAAACCAATCGGCGGCTCTACGCACCTGGTAGACGGCAACGTAGAAGGCCCCGGACTGATCAAAAACGGCAGCTACTACTACTTGTTTTACCAGAGAGGACTTTGCTGCAATGGGGTAAACAGCTCGTACTACATGGTAGTGGCACGCTCCACCAACATTCGCGGCCCCTACACCGGCGAGCGCGTATTCCTGCCCAACCGAAGCGGTAACGAGGTAGGCCCCGGGCACTTTGGCTACAGTTTCAGCCGGCTAACCTATCACTTTTACGATGCGAATGATAATGGCAATGCCAAACTCCGGGTCAGATCAGATTTCGGCTTTAGTGGTGGCTGGCCCTACCTTGGCAGCCCTCCCTCCAGCGGAGGTGGTATTGTCTCGGGAGGTACGTACCGCATTGTGGCGCGGCATAGCAATAAGGTACTGGACGTAGCGGGATGCGGCAACGCAGATGGAACGAACGTAAACCAATGGAGCTGGCTGAACAACAACTGCCAGAAATGGACGGTAACGAACACCGGAAGCGGCTGGCGCCTTTCGCCACTCACGGCACCCGGCCATGCGCTGGATGTGACGAACTGTAGCAGCGATGACCTTGCTAACGTACAGATATGGAGCTGGCTGAATAACGATTGCCAGAAATGGGACCTGGTAGACAGGGGAGGCGGTTACTACGGCATCCGCTCACGTGCCAGTGGCAAGTACGTGGACATCCTGAGCTTCTCATCTGATGACGGGGCGAATGCTGTGCAGTGGCCCGGTACCGGCGGTACCAACCAGCAATTCCGCTTTGAAGCGGTAAGTGGCAGCCGCCTCGCAGAAGGCCAGCCGGAACTGGCAGAGGCGACCGCCCGCGTATTCCCTAACCCCACCAGCGAGCAACTGAACATTGACCTGGGCGGTGAGATGGAAGGCAGCACGGACTATACGTTGTACGATACAGCGGGTAAAGTCATGCTAAGCGGCAACTTTACCGGTCGTTCTGCCACCGTATCAGTAAAAGAGCTCCCCGTTGGCCTCTACCTGCTGAAGTGCGAAAACCAGGGAGGGACCTTTACGGAGAAGATGCAGAGGAGGTAA